agaaatactaTAAATTTTAATACACAAGTTCTAACAACCACGTATGTTCAATAGTCAAGTAGTAATCCATAGCTGCTAAAATCTGAATGACTGAACCCTTTGAAGACACAGGCTTAGGACACCGCATTGGTTTAAATTCAAATTTGCTGTCAGAAGTCCGAAGGTACAAAAACCTTGTTTCCCATCTTACACAGGGGATACGATCAGGCAGAGAACGCTGTGTTGTATGAAGTCTGAAATCTCAAAGCACGCAATGCTGAGCAACAAGCAGCTTTTGTGTAGAGTGCACTTATATGGCTGCCATTATTTAGCGAACTGTAGTAGCTTCCACAGAGCTATTGTAGGGCACAGAATGAATGCATGACCACTTGGGCTGGAATTCTAATGCAAATACAGTGGCAAACTGTAATACACACCgattatttatttcatctttgaCAAAAACCATTAACTTGAAAAAACATGCTGCACAATTGCTTAGAAATGCAGACTGCTTCTTTTAAAGTTACTCAAAGCTTAGAGGCTGTAATTCTAGAACGCACCATTACCTCCCAGTTACCTTACGACAGCTGAGGGAATGATCCCAAACTACGTTTCCCAGGATCGGTACGAGCAGGCCGCTGCCCCCCGCACTCCGCCTCACCTGTCGCCCCAGTGTGAGGGCCTGGGGGTGGCGGCGACCGGGcccttcccatcccggtgggCCAGCGGGCGCCTCTGCAGCGGCGGGGTCCCCTCCGGTGCCTCCTCCGgctgcaaatgaaaaagacCGTGAGCCGTGAAGGTCCCGGGAcgggggctggggcggggaaCAACGGAAGGAGCCTAACGCACCGCGGCACGCTCCATCCCGCCTCAAACCGCCCGCGCTCCGCCCGACTTCCGGTGTACCCTGCCACCCCGTGAGGCACTTCCGGTGCGCCGCGTCTCCCGCGCATGCGCACAGCGGCCGCGGCCAGCCGCGCCCGTAGCCCTCCCCCCGGTCGCTAGCAACTCAGACCACTTCCCCGCcagcagaaaacatgaaacGCCGGTCAAATCAAACTGGCAAaccaaagctttatttttttttttttcttccaagtcttTGCTACAGTACCTAGGACTGCTGCGCCTCTATACATAATTCACAATCGTTCCTGAAATCATCGGTTATTTGGCACCAGTTTGTGTTTACCTTCAAAACACttgtggggaagggaggattaATTTCTGATCAAGATTTGGTTTTTCCAACAGAATAGGAGCTGCCGTCGTGAAGCCAAATTAGCTTGAGTTATTGGAgaagcttaaaaacaaaaaaaaaaccccaaatccttACCTAAACCAACACATTACAGAGAGCTCCAAAACAGAGGTCAAACATTAAAAGGCTGATATAGGCTTGAGTGGTTTATAAAACCTATAAAAAAAGACTACACCAGCAAATATGCCCTTTCAGTCCACACAGTTTAGAAATTAATGCAGGGAGCAACACTCGCTAGCTGGAAATCTTGTCATGGGAGAACCACACATATATACCAACAGGAGTACCCCAAATCAAATGTTAAAAAGCTCCAATTCCCAATCCACGTAAAAGGAGATTCACAGGAAGATTCAATCGATCCATGAAATCATAATTGGTTGGGCAGTTCAAACTTCCCCCAGCAACCACTAAGTCACTCATACAGGCTCACATGTACACGGCTCAATCCCATTCAAATTCCTCATGGAATAAAAGGATCCCAGGCTCTACTGAGTCTTTCCCTATCATGCAAGAAATAAGTCTGGCTGTGCTTTAATCACCATCATGTATTACTTCAGCCACAGAGTACCAGGCAGATTAAGTAGAAATGCACAGTTTTTAGCTCATCATCTGCAGAAGTGTTTGAGAGGCTCAGATCCTGGAGAGTTCTAGGTGGGCACACAGTCAGTCTCTCTTCATGCAGACTCAGTGGTCTCCACTGGCTTAATCATGTGGTCTGGTTTGTTGCCAGCAGCATAGTGATCCCACATCTGAAGATAAAGCCGCTCCAGGTCCATTGTATACTGTTTCGTGTTGAACAAAGGACTGGATATTCTCTGCTTCCAGACTTTGCCACGTATTTTTTTCAGgctataaaaaaacccaaacccaacagtTAAAGCAGTCGCAAGAGATTCCAAACACTTCACAGTACTGCTTGCTTTTGAAATCTACTATTTTCAGCTAACCCAGAACTGCCAGTACAACGGTTTCAAAAATATCTGCTCCCCAACTTCCACCAAATTTATACTGCTGTTCCATCCCCTCATAATTTCAGATACAGACTACCACATAACTCAGAGAGCTGCCACAGTAACGCATTAACTTGTTGCATTATTTgtaatgtaacttttttttttacagtacaaTTTTTGATTTGTAATAAGTGACAAACGGCTTAAtcttcaatttaaaaagaacaaaaaggtgAAATATATTGCACTTTTTACCAGGTAAGAGCCTGCAATTGTTCTAAATGAGCAATttactgtaaaagcagaagCTGGCTTAACTGCAAGACAAGAAACCTCTAGATGAGGATTGCCtagctattttaaatattaaatatgtaATCTGCAGGATTAAAACTACTGATAAATCTCAGCACTGTGCCCAACTACAAGCACTTTACATTCTTGATGTTACCACATCAGACAGTACAAGTTTGCTTACTATTCCAGATCAGTTCCCAGTTTCACAGCAATATCTTCGTATTCCTGTCTACTTTTTGCAATGAGCTCAAGACAACCCAGGCAAGtgagctgggaggcagcaacTCGTGATGCAAGAGTCTCGcctgtaaaaaaaaccataaaaatttGATAACAAGAGTAACCTTATCAAGTAACATCAGCAGAGCATGAGTTACTTTCCTTTTGCCTCTATATGAGGCAACAAAGTTTATTGGGTTTGCTCTTCATTATTAAAAACCTAATAATACTCCAAATCCATCTGTTCTGTGTAGGTTCCCCACTGCATTACCTGGCATGGTGACCATAGGAGTCCCAGCCCAGAGCACATCCATCCCAGTTGTGTGCCCATTGCAAAGCGGAGTGTCTAGACAAACATCAGCCAGTTGCCCTCTCCTCACATGCTCTTCTTTGGGGGCAACAGGAGAGAAGATTATTCGGTTTTGGGAAAGACCCAAGTTTTGTGCATATTGCTGAATATTGGGCTCTCCTACAGCTGGGAAACGTAGCAGCCACAGCACACTGTTCGGAACTCTTTTCAGGATCTGTAACGAAAATAAggaagcaaatacagaaagttCAGTCAGAAACATCTCCTTTTCCAAACAAGAAATTACCATATACCAAGATGTAGCAAAAGGCGCATTCAATACTTCATTTTAATCTTCTGAGatacagagcaagaaaaaaaccagataaTCATTTCAagtgaaataattcagattGCATTTCTAATTCTGCTGAAAGAGACAGCAACTCTGAGCAACAGTTCACAGAACGCTACTTAAGAGAGTAAATCTTAAAATTTATGATCTCATTTATTTACAGGCCCATACtatagaatataaaaaaattacctgaGGTAACTCTGCACCACACTATAAATTGGACCTTGATACAGACGCTCAGTGGTCAGATCTATCAATTTACCACCAGCCAAGGTCAGTTAACTTAATTGTGCAGACTAGGGAAGCCCAAAGTTATTTCACAATGGAGTTCCAGCATACTTAAGCTGTGGCAGACAATTTTTCACTGGCTAGAAGCAGAGATGTGATTTGAAGTCAGTTAAAAAATTCTATATTCCATTAACACCAAGTCCTGCAACATGAACATCTGTCCTGATTTTAGCTAGGAtagcattttcttcttagtagctggtgcaatGCTGTGCTTCGGACatggtgtgagaacaatgttgacagcacactgatggttttagttgttgaggggacacagccaggacagctgacccaaaacTAGCCAAAAGGACCTTGTGTATCACTGGGGGAGgttggctggggcctgctgattgctgctcagctgggtggtgagcaactgtattgtgcatcacttgtaTCTTGCTCcattccctttggattttattcctctccccttctccttcattttcattataatcATTACTATAGTTGTTATTACCATTACTGTTTTGGGGGTTTCcctcctattttattttaattattaaattgttcttatcttaaCCCTCAAGCTTTACACTCCTTTcccattctcctccccatctctcaGGGGCGCAGGaagagtgagtgagcagctgtatgGTACTTAGTTTCTGGCTgggggttaaaccatgacagcatCATAAGGATTCAAATAGCTCAGGGTCAATGTTTTCCATAGAACAGTAACAATTTTAACCTGCACGAAGTTTCTACTAACTCGAACAGAATAGGTATGTTCCACAAGTCTGACCTTAGATTTTGTATTACATACAGGTACTCACATTGGCCCACATCTGTAAAGTGGAAGGATCAATCTTATACAGCTGATTAAAATTACAGTATACAACAGCATCCTCTGGTAAGCCATACTGAGAACGAGTAGTAACAATTATAGTCCGTGGAACTTCCTCACCAGTTGCTGCTTTGTTGTTaatctaaagagaaaaaaaaaaagctattggAACACTGAAATTGCAGCAAACAAGACTACACCCTGTGGGACTGTAATGAGACACACTGCAACATCTGTTAGCATCACAAGTTAATGTAAGCACATCCTTGGTTTTATTATACGAAACAAAATTGTTTACTTAACTCATAACAAGAATTTAATTGGTATGCATCCATGCTTGTGAACACTGGGCATTTTCATGCCCTTTCTGTATCCCCCTGAAAATCCAAGTAACTGGAATAATTGGAATAATGAATCATATAAAGAAGCATTACACTTGGACTGCTCCCCTCCTTACAGTCACTGCATTTCCTTGCAcccaaaaatgaaattatgacttcaagaagaataaaagaagtctttagaaagcaaagctgtttcttgtggtctgttttctggtttgtatgttttgttttttcactgttggtttttttgtggtttttttttttttttttaagataaaagaCAACAGGCACAGAACAGATAGTCAGGACTAAAGATACAGACTAACATGTAACTGATAAACTGTAAAGGAACCAGCTGACAATGAAATAATGGGAAACGCTGAAAGTTAAAACTAGAAGTGTTACTAAtagactttaaaaaatgaacagatCTTACAGCCTTCACAAAGAATAGGAACATGCTAATAAAAGACAGCAGAGGACAAAGTTGGGATAATCAGAATATCATGCAAGAGTCTTGAAGATTAGTAAAATGTAagtatgatttttaatttttttttttaaataataacagGCAATCATTGGATCAAAGACAGATAAAAACGTCAATACAGACAGGGCAAAACTTAAGAGCCTTTTTCTTTATATGTGtattttacatacatacatatttaaaatttagcTCAGTGGCAGTGTGGCCAGCCAAAGTATACCGTTGACAAACCTGACATGAATGACAATACCTCACTGTCACTGACTCCATTAGAAGATGTATGAGATAATCTAGTTCAACAGAAGTTGGTAAAATGCTACTTATCCAGGTCACTGAGCAGACCTCAAACCCACACTGCACATTTCTCATCAACCTATGCCCAGAAGTAGCCGGTATCAAATTAAAACAAGCACAAAGAAGGATTATATTAGTGTGATCAAAAGATAGAAATCCTGTTTTAGAAGTGTACCAACAGAGCTTGGATTGTTACATCTTGGTGGCAGAGTGCCAAGACAAGAATTCTCTATTATTCTCAGGGGAcaataacttcagaaaaaaatgctaataagCTTACTGACCAAACTAACACATGACCTATTACCTTAAATGAAAGTCTCTGTTATGAACAAAAGAATTCATAAAAAGAAACCAAGGCATGAGATTATGAATAGAGTAGTGATAATAAAAGGTCtaagaaaatgatgaaaaactCTCCTGAAGGACTGTAAACTGAGTAAAATTCATAAGTCAAAAAAGTTATGCCAATGTCaaaatatagtatttttaaaaagaacaattctgcaaaggaagaagtaataaacaaaaccagtaactgTCACGATCACTAAAATCCAATTAACTGTTAAGCACTGAGAGGTGACAGTATAGTGCATCATTAAGGAAGATGTAAGGAGATAATACGTGCTGATACAGTGGAATAACTTTGCCTGTATTACCCagccatttttttctaaaggaataACACAACTGAAACTGACTAAACAGCTCACAaatgctgcaggctgcaggcaaTGAACAAATCTTGCCTTTAAATTCTGAACAGCCAAGTGTCTTCTTTATGTAACAAGATTAAATTTCTTCGGACTTCAGACAGCCTTGTGATATAACCCGTCTATCTTCGGGAGGAAAGATCATCTTCCAGTACATCTGCAGCTTCCAACACATTTGCAAGTTAACTTCAGTATGAGACTGACTAAACCATCGTGACAGAAGACAGACATTTGCTTGgaggtttttcttccttgttatGTTAAAACATACAGATACAATGTAAGACCCAAGAGAACAGTATCTTGAAGTGCCTCACCTGAGTAGTTGCTAATCCATTACTGATGTTGAATCCATTAATAGTTATCTGAATTTGCCCACGATTAATCATCTCAATCACAGCTTCTGCAATTGTGTTCATAGGAATGACTGGCATACTGAGGGCAGCATTGCCGTCTGCATTGTCACAACTGTCAGGACACTTCATCTAAGATAAATCACATAAGCATCAGAGAAAGTACCAGCTTCAGTCCCtagaactgaaaacaaagaagtaGCTCTCACCTTAACAATCTTGACATCGGGGAGGCTGTCAAGGAAAGCCTTCAAGTCAATGCCATTCAACACAATCCTATTATCATAAATATGACCATTGGACTTGAAATCaataactgcttttttctgttaaaaaaaaaaaaaaaaaaaaaagaattttttaaaaatgtaaaggttCTTTACCAAGCACCATTTTATGAAGACAGCTATGGAAAACACCTGCTTTTCTTGGTCTATTTTCCAACATACCTTCAGATGAGGGAACATGTTGGCATGGTCTCCAATAAAGAAAGTGTTTGGCATGTAAGCTAATTTCTCCGAATACTGCTCAGCCACCTCAACTGGTGAAGTTTCTTTATCTGTGATGATATAATCCATGAACAACGCCCCACTGGTGCCAGGATACCCTAGCCACATTGCctaaaaaacaagaaagcaagGGTCCAGTCCCAGCTGCATTGCAAAACTAAATGAAGGTAAAAATCAATACATTTCAAGTTATATTTTTCACCTACAGATTCAAGTTCCTTCTTTGTGCTTTATCAACTGAACAGCAACCACCAACCCAAACTTTTCACTATCGAGACAGTGAACAGTTCAAGGATGTTCTAAAATAGATCCCTCAAGCAAAAGGCCAAAGTATCCAGCTATGTGCAGCTACGGCCAGAATACCAACCATCAGTGATAACAGCTTCTCTTACTTAGCTTGAGACAAACTTTTGTAGCCTAGAGTAACTCCAGTTCAGGCTTCTCCCATTCTCTTTCCACAGGCATTTTAGAAAATCCTTAATCAAAAAATTGACTCTGACTTATTGTAACTTGAATTTCACTAAAACTTGATATTAAAACACCACAACTAATTTCCACAACTGCTTCAAATACCCTTTTTTTTGTCCTCACTAATGCAAGAAAGCCCGTGGTGTACAGGAACCTCACAGAATTAAGTTCTCATTCAGGACAGTCAACTGACCATAAAGCATATAAAACAACTCAGACTCCTCAGTTTCAACAGAATGATCCTATTTGCCTCACATATGCTAAGCCCTATAAAGTCTCTCTCACTTACTGATCAACATGaaccttcagaatttttttccactctgccagaagaaaaagagaaacttcCTACTCACAAGTGGTTTTTTTGAGGTACAGAGCTCTCTAGTTACCTGAATAGGTGCTGGTCTCAGGGCAAATAATTCATTGCGGGCTCCTTTGGTGTAACCATTCATATTAATGAGAATGTGTATCCCATCCTGATGGATGCggtctgctgcttttccattacATGGTATctgaagaataaagaaatacatatataaaatttattttctttaaataaaaaaaaaggtttttttctcagtctttcagTAATAAATGTGGTTAGTCATCAGTGTACCAATAGATAAATGTCAACTGCATAATTTAAGTGAGACTTAAATCCCATTACTTCTGGTTTTATAGAGGTGCAAGTCCTCAACTCggtcaaaaaaaccctgctgaagCCAAGAAAAACATAAGTTTGCTAGACGCAGTTGAAGCAGTTGCTGACAGAAACTGTAACTGTGGCAGGTACTTGAAGATTGCCTCTGCACATTCACATCAGGAGTGATGCCTAGCATTGCCAAGCTCAGCAAGTCATGCAGAAAAATATCATATGTGAACCACAGAAAGAACTCTGAGCAATACTGAAACTGCTTCAGTCCTTGGCTAAATCAAAAACAAAGAGCAGAACTTCACACAAGGTATTACCAATGACCTTCAAGAAGAACAGCAAAGCCTTGGAAATTACAACGTGTTTCTTCCTGTCTAATACTGAaaggtaaataattttcaacagTTTTAAATTCCTCCAAGAATTATAGTCACCTACAagcagataaaagaaaatacttgatAGATGTCTCTAGTTCAGCAGTAGAAAAAAACTCAGAAGCTAGAAACTGAGGCTATATAAACCAccacagccccaccaccacTTCTGTAAGCTCTGATCATTAATTAGCCTTATGTAGGGCAAGATTCCCAAACTAAggcaatacagagaaattactTCAAGCTGAAGATCAAGAGTAAGCCAATTAGCTACTCTACCACTAATGCTGACTCACCCTGCAATTAATATGCACCATAAAAGTACTTCCTTTTTGTAAAAAGGGAAAGCTACTTCACACTTCATAGCAAGGCAAACAGATGCACACAGGCAGTTGTATCAATGAACAGACAACAACTGGAGTTCCCACCTTAGTTTAACTTTCAGTGAGTTACACTGCTAATGCAATAGATCACAGCAAACCATTTCTACCCGTTTAACCCTTCTGTACAAATCTTTTAAGAGCTGCACTATAACCTAAAAATACAAGTTGATGCCTCAATAATTTTAAGTAAGAAAACTCAGTGTATCACTCCGGGCAAAGGAAGGAATTCTTCCTAGATAGCTGCTAAGTGCACcaacaaacatgaaaatgctGTCCTCTCTTACTATGACCCAAGGCTTTCTCAATGtccacagctgcaaaagcaggggGGGACAACAGATGGCTTTCCACAAGCATAACTGAAGCTCATTATtctaaaagaacattttaaaggaTCAACTTTGCAAAATTTATCTCAGAGAGCAATTCTGCTGACACCAATTTAGCACTTTTACTTATGAGAGCAGGTCCTGAATAACATGACGAGTTTAAAAACTGCATGCAAGTTTTACCTATGACCTAATCTGGGACTGTCCAGGTGCCAATCCAGTTCCATTATTAATGTACCCTAATTATCCTGTGTTGCTTTAGGGTTTTGCAGGTTATCTTGAGAAAGTGTAAATCTTTGACTTCTACGTACACTGAAATTAACATCAGTTTTCACACAGAACTTAACAAATCAAACTCACCTGTATATGTTGCCAAAACAGCCTTTTGATAATGGGGCAAAATCCCCCCATTAATCATCAAGCCTCTATCTTGCCTCACTGGAGTAAAGCAAGCTTAAATATATTTAGAGTTGTGGCATCTTGACTTAGTCATATCTAAATATCATGGATATTATCTTAAGACCTAATGGAACAGTTATTCAATATTGCTAACATTACTTTCTAATAATCACACAGAGGTCACGCACTAACCACTGCATCCCAGGTAAGGTAACACTAATACACCTACAAACTCCAAAATTCTCAAGACTAACATCAGCCTCATTCAAGAAACATTTGCAACTAAAAATCTcaaaactacaggctggtctCTTCCTTCACTTACATCTGCTAAAAGGTCAATGCATCAAAGAAGCTCACCTGAGATAAATCAACAAAATGATTTGCTTCAGCCATCACTTTTACACGGAAGTTTGTACCATCATCAGGACTCAGGGCGTAACAGAATACCTAGAATACGAGGCACCGAAATTGAGTATCTGCAACAACTTGCCAACTAATAACTTCACTATAAAACATACGGtattacaattttaaattacattagcAAAATTACATCTAGTTTCATACAAATTATATTCTATTTGTGTAGCATTTGCCAGCTGAGAAAGAAGTGCAAAAAATAAGGGGCATTTGACACATCTGCACCAGGTCCCAGTTTTACCTAGTTCTGGCGCTAGGGTATGGTACTGCATCTTGCAGACATACACACAACGTTCTCATCTGTGCAAGGTAATTTGAACAAACTTATTTGCATATGCATTAATTTCTCTAAGAATGCCTTTTAGAAGACACCTTTGAACTTGTAATTAGTGAGAATCATAATTATGAGTCAGGTTGAACAGATAAGCTAAGCTCTGGGGAAGCTTTTTAACAGATTATATTAAACAGTGACTAGTTTTCTCCAATTAAGAAACTGCAAATGTATCTGAGAAACTCGAAGTTGCCAGGTTATGTAAACAGGCATCTTAAGCTAACCTAGCACATACAGATACAGAACCAATACACAGAGAGATTCTTGCAGGACGAAAGCATGGTTTTAGTAAAACAATAATAAACTTCTATTTAGTATTTAAATTAAGTTCTGTGGAGCTTTATAAATCCAGAACAGGAAAGACTGCCCTTTGTCTCAAGCTGACTCAAGGATAACGGTATATTCTCCCCCACACCCCATGTATTCAGCCCACCAATGTAAATGTTTCACGATCTGATTCATAGTCATGCTTCTGATAACAATTCAAGCAAGCAACTCTGCCACAAGGACTTCAGACTACAAAGACTTCATGACCAGGAAAAATCAAGAAAGTTAGGAAAAAgtcccaaaacaacaaaaaaaaaagattcataaaaaacacttttgcaaaa
The genomic region above belongs to Falco peregrinus isolate bFalPer1 chromosome 13, bFalPer1.pri, whole genome shotgun sequence and contains:
- the OGT gene encoding UDP-N-acetylglucosamine--peptide N-acetylglucosaminyltransferase 110 kDa subunit isoform X3 — protein: MMRNMACYLKAIETQPNFAVAWSNLGCVFNAQGEIWLAIHHFEKAVTLDPNFLDAYINLGNVLKEARIFDRAVAAYLRALSLSPNHAVVHGNLACVYYEQGLIDLAIDTYRRAIELQPHFPDAYCNLANALKEKGSVVEAEECYNTALRLCPTHADSLNNLANIKREQGNIEEAVRLYRKALEVFPEFAAAHSNLASVLQQQGKLQEALMHYKEAIRISPTFADAYSNMGNTLKEMQDVQGALQCYTRAIQINPAFADAHSNLASIHKDSGNIPEAIASYRTALKLKPDFPDAYCNLAHCLQIVCDWTDYDERMKKLVSIVADQLEKNRLPSVHPHHSMLYPLSHSFRKAIAERHGNLCLDKINVLHKPPYEHPKDLKASEGRLRIGYVSSDFGNHPTSHLMQSIPGMHNPDKFEVFCYALSPDDGTNFRVKVMAEANHFVDLSQIPCNGKAADRIHQDGIHILINMNGYTKGARNELFALRPAPIQAMWLGYPGTSGALFMDYIITDKETSPVEVAEQYSEKLAYMPNTFFIGDHANMFPHLKKKAVIDFKSNGHIYDNRIVLNGIDLKAFLDSLPDVKIVKMKCPDSCDNADGNAALSMPVIPMNTIAEAVIEMINRGQIQITINGFNISNGLATTQINNKAATGEEVPRTIIVTTRSQYGLPEDAVVYCNFNQLYKIDPSTLQMWANILKRVPNSVLWLLRFPAVGEPNIQQYAQNLGLSQNRIIFSPVAPKEEHVRRGQLADVCLDTPLCNGHTTGMDVLWAGTPMVTMPGETLASRVAASQLTCLGCLELIAKSRQEYEDIAVKLGTDLEYLKKIRGKVWKQRISSPLFNTKQYTMDLERLYLQMWDHYAAGNKPDHMIKPVETTESA